From the genome of Papaver somniferum cultivar HN1 chromosome 2, ASM357369v1, whole genome shotgun sequence, one region includes:
- the LOC113352519 gene encoding putative nuclease HARBI1, producing the protein MFLLKFAEKYYLCDAAYSHTHGFMCPYRNIRYWIGDYRRVLPTTKDEKFNQAHARLRNVIERAFGVLKVRFPVLSKMPSYSFETQRDIVIACMLIHNFLRRNALDDWLFKEYENETFDMNETQVEVEVEAEMEENAPRLFGRQEKIYMNNLRDAIASLL; encoded by the coding sequence ATGTTTTTGTTGAAATTTGCAGAAAAATACTATCTATGTGATGCTGCGTACTCTCATACACATGGGTTTATGTGTCCGTATCGCAACATAAGGTATTGGATAGGCGATTATCGAAGAGtacttccaacaacaaaagaTGAGAAGTTTAATCAAGCCCATGCTCGATTGAGGAATGTGATTGAGAGAGCATTCGGGGTATTGAAAGTAAGATTTCCCGTCTTAAGTAAAATGCCTTCTTACTCATTTGAGACTCAAAGAGATATCGTCATTGCTTGCATGTTAATACATAACTTTCTACGTCGTAATGCATTGGATGATTGGCTATTTAAAGAATATGAGAATGAGACATTTGATATGAATGAGACACAGGTGGAAGTCGAAGTGgaagcggaaatggaagaaaatgcACCTCGTCTGTTTGGACGACAAGAGAAGatatatatgaacaacttacgtGATGCGATAGCTAgcctcctttag